The DNA region gtagtattatattactGTGTTATTTATTTCCAATTAGTATTTTATAACTACACTATGCTTCCttgcctgcccttgattttacTTGATTGAACTTGTTTTGATGTTTCAGCACTTTGTTCTGGAAGAGAACATGTTGGAAGTTGATTGCCCGTGTGTTACCCCGGAGGTTGTGCTGAAGGCGTCTGGCCATGTTGACAAGTTCACTGACCTTATGGTCAAAGATGAAAAGACTGGAGCTTGTTACCGGGCAGATCATTTGCTCAAGGATTATTGCAAAGAAAAGCTTGAGAAAGATCCGAAGCTGAGCGAAGAGAAGGCAGCTGAACTGAAGCATGTACTTGCCATGCTGGATGACCTCTCTTCTGAAGAACTTGGTGCAAAGATCAAAGAATATGGTATCACTGCTCCAGATACAAAAAACAGTCTCTCGGACCCCTATCCTTTTAACCTAATGTTTCAGACATCAATTGGGCCATCTGGGGCAAGCACTGGGTGAGAATCCAATATATTTACCTTTTCAAGTATAAAAGTTGTTTAGGTAGTGGAAACAAGATCTCCTGGTTGTTTCCTTTTTTACATCAGTGTTTTTAATGCTCAAGTTGATACAGATACATGCGTCCTGAAACAGCTCAAGGTATTTTTGTGAACTTTAAGGACTTATATTACTACAATGGCAACAAGCTTCCTTTTGCAGCGGCTCAAATTGGTCAAGCTTTTAGGAATGAGGTTTGTACATTTTCTAAATTATTTCAGACAGGCTCTGTAActtcacgtaaaatgataaacatGGTATGAGGTCATTGTATATGTATCTGGTAATTGAAGAGTGCAGCCACTGCAGCACATCTCAGAGAGATGTCTGTTAATATGTAATATGTCCCACCTAATCCGACACTTTATACATAGTTTAATGTTGTCTAGCAGTAGCACATATTTGTCTAGTTGGCTGGGTCTGTGTGGCAGGCTGGCAGCATGCTTACCTCCTTTTGGGATTATTGAGTACAAGTTCTTGAATCATTCTAACAATGGATCTACTTTTAAAACAACATCCACTTAAACTGATGCTTAGATATTTTAAGAAACGTCCAGCAGGAAGGACAGAACAGATTATAAGAAGCTTTGGGCTTTTTTGCTCtgtcaaattttgttttattggagCTCTATTGAGCATGCACATTTTGAAAATCCtaattacttatttttttttattttaacctCTATTTGTGCCAGCATAACTGCAGACACATTAGATCTTTTGTATCTGTGTCACTCACAGCGACATTAATGCTTGACATTTACTCATGGTCTGTAGATTTCTCCACGACAAGGTCTCTTAAGGGTTCGCGAATTTACGCTGGCTGAGATTGAGCACTTCGTGGATCCTGATGACAAGTCGCACCCTAAATTTGCTGAAGTATCCAAGTTGGAATTTTTAATGTTCCCAAGAGAAGACCAGGTGTCTGGACGGCAAGCTAGGAGAATAGTAATTGGTGAAGCAGTTTCTCAGGTCCATGCCACTCATTTTGCTTTTAATTCTCTACTGTGGCGTATAATTTTCTCTTTGCTAACATCAACTTATCATCCTGTATGCTCAGGGTATTGTCAATAATGAAACTCTTGGCTATTTTATTGGAAGAGTGTACTTGTTCCTCACTTTACTTGGAATCGATAAAGACCGCCTACGGTTCCGCCAACATCTGGCAAATGAGATGGCACATTATGCTGCCGATTGTTGGGATGCTGAAATTGAATGCTCATATGGATGGATTGAGTGCGTTGGTATTGCTGATAGATCAGCGTATGATTTACATGCTCACACGGTACGAGTTCATCAAGTTTGCTCATCTAcattggatttttttaattttaaatcctGTGATATATAAGTGCTCAACCTATGTTTTTGCAGGATAAAAGCAGTGTAGAACTAGTGGCACATGAGAAGTATGCTGAACCTAAAGAAGTGGAGGTCTCTACTCCGTCTTTCCTTAGCTCCTTCCCTAGTTTGTTACATCACTCTGAGCATACCCCATATTACTGAAATCAGGATTCTAGTATGTTGATATAGcatgtaatatatataaatgctCTTTTAGAGTCTGAGAGAGATTTATTCTTACACTTTCTGTTACACTCCTAACATGATATCTTGACATTGCCGACCTTTCTCCTTAGTCTCGCCTCTTTGACTGTCTGACCATGTCCTTTATAGTGGTTTTTTCATCCTACTTTCTGACGTCTTTACTTTATTCTGCAGAAACTTGTCATAACACCTATCAAGAAGGACCTGGGTCTTGCTTTCAAGGGAAACCAAAAGATGGTGGTTGAAGCATTACTGGTACGTCCTAAGTAGTTCATTCTTTTTGTTGTCATGCTTTACATTCCCTTTTGAAGTTACTACTAGAAGTCCATATGGTGTAATACTATATTACTCTTGTTTATGAGATTTTGTAAAGATTTTCTCATTTTGCTACTTCTGATTAGTCTATGGAAGAAAAGGAGGCTATGGAGTTGAAAGCAACTTTGGAAGAAAAATTAGAGGCTGAGTTCCGTGTTTGTACTCTTGACAAAGTTGTGACTATAAAGAAAAACATGGTGTCTATCTccaaagaaattaaaaaagaacaCCAGAGGACTTTCACACCGTCTGTGATTGAACCTT from Salvia splendens isolate huo1 chromosome 9, SspV2, whole genome shotgun sequence includes:
- the LOC121749703 gene encoding glycine--tRNA ligase, mitochondrial 1-like, which translates into the protein MDAAQREAFRHLVLNALERRLFFIPSFKIYRGVAGLYDYGPPGCAVKANVLAFWRQHFVLEENMLEVDCPCVTPEVVLKASGHVDKFTDLMVKDEKTGACYRADHLLKDYCKEKLEKDPKLSEEKAAELKHVLAMLDDLSSEELGAKIKEYGITAPDTKNSLSDPYPFNLMFQTSIGPSGASTGYMRPETAQGIFVNFKDLYYYNGNKLPFAAAQIGQAFRNEISPRQGLLRVREFTLAEIEHFVDPDDKSHPKFAEVSKLEFLMFPREDQVSGRQARRIVIGEAVSQGIVNNETLGYFIGRVYLFLTLLGIDKDRLRFRQHLANEMAHYAADCWDAEIECSYGWIECVGIADRSAYDLHAHTDKSSVELVAHEKYAEPKEVEKLVITPIKKDLGLAFKGNQKMVVEALLSMEEKEAMELKATLEEKLEAEFRVCTLDKVVTIKKNMVSISKEIKKEHQRTFTPSVIEPSFGIGRIIYCLYEHSFYTRASKDGDELLNVFRFPPLVAPIKCTVFPLVQNQQYEEVAKSIARSLTAVGISYKIDITGTSIGKRYARTDELGVPFAITVDSTTSVTVRERDSKQQIRVDVDKVASLMKEVTDGVSTWPDVLWKYPTHSS